The proteins below are encoded in one region of Aequorivita iocasae:
- a CDS encoding glycine--tRNA ligase, with protein sequence MANNDDQFKKVVSHAKEYGYIFASSEIYDGLSAVYDYAQNGVELKKNIREYWWRSMVYMHQNIVGIDSAILMHPTTWKASGHVDAFNDPLIDNKDSKKRYRADVLIEDYAEKLNQKAQKEIEKAKGRFGDSFDEEQFVSTNPRVVRYLEEQRTVLERMARSLEKEDLADVKALIEELGIADPETGSKNWTEVRQFNLMFGTKLGASAESAMDLYLRPETAQGIFVNFLNVQKSGRMKIPFGIAQTGKAFRNEIVARQFIFRMREFEQMEMQFFVRPGEELKWYEYWKETRLKWHLSLGMGEENYRFHDHEKLAHYANAAADIEFNFPFGFKELEGIHSRTDFDLKAHEKFSGKKLQFFDPELNESYVPYVVETSIGLDRMFLAVLSNSLQDETLEDGSVRTVLKLPAILAPVKAAVLPLVKKDGLPEIAQKIIDDLQWDYNVIYDEKDAVGRRYRRQDAAGTPFCITVDHQTIEDDTVTIRYRDTMEQERIKVSEISEKMKETISFKHWLSE encoded by the coding sequence ATGGCAAACAACGACGATCAATTTAAGAAAGTAGTATCTCACGCAAAGGAGTACGGATATATATTTGCATCAAGTGAAATCTATGATGGGCTTAGCGCAGTCTATGATTACGCACAAAACGGAGTAGAATTAAAGAAAAACATTCGCGAATATTGGTGGCGCAGCATGGTGTATATGCACCAAAACATAGTAGGCATAGATTCTGCTATATTGATGCACCCCACCACATGGAAGGCTTCCGGCCACGTTGATGCTTTCAACGACCCTTTGATAGATAATAAAGATTCCAAAAAACGCTATCGTGCCGATGTGCTTATTGAAGATTACGCCGAAAAACTAAACCAAAAGGCCCAAAAGGAAATAGAAAAAGCAAAAGGTCGTTTTGGCGATAGTTTTGATGAAGAACAATTTGTAAGCACAAATCCCCGTGTAGTGCGTTATCTTGAGGAACAGCGTACCGTTTTGGAACGCATGGCACGCTCTCTTGAAAAGGAAGATTTGGCAGATGTAAAGGCTTTGATTGAAGAATTGGGCATTGCCGATCCCGAAACGGGTTCAAAAAATTGGACCGAAGTACGCCAATTCAACCTCATGTTTGGCACCAAGCTAGGAGCCTCTGCTGAAAGCGCCATGGATCTTTACCTGCGGCCAGAAACCGCCCAAGGTATTTTCGTAAACTTTTTGAACGTTCAAAAAAGCGGAAGGATGAAGATTCCTTTCGGAATCGCCCAAACCGGGAAAGCTTTCAGAAATGAAATTGTAGCCAGACAGTTTATCTTCCGTATGCGTGAATTTGAACAGATGGAAATGCAATTCTTTGTACGTCCCGGCGAAGAGCTGAAATGGTACGAATACTGGAAGGAAACCAGATTAAAATGGCACTTATCACTTGGGATGGGAGAAGAAAACTACCGTTTCCACGACCACGAAAAGTTAGCACATTACGCTAATGCCGCAGCAGATATAGAATTTAATTTCCCCTTCGGTTTCAAAGAATTGGAAGGAATTCATTCCCGAACCGATTTTGATTTAAAGGCACACGAAAAATTTTCTGGAAAAAAATTACAATTTTTCGATCCGGAATTGAACGAAAGTTATGTGCCATACGTTGTGGAAACCTCTATTGGTTTGGACAGAATGTTCCTCGCCGTTTTGAGCAATTCATTACAGGATGAAACTTTAGAGGACGGAAGCGTGCGAACTGTTCTAAAATTGCCCGCTATTTTGGCGCCAGTAAAAGCTGCTGTTTTACCATTGGTTAAAAAAGATGGTTTGCCCGAAATTGCCCAAAAAATAATTGACGATCTTCAGTGGGATTATAACGTAATTTATGACGAAAAAGATGCCGTTGGAAGACGCTATCGCCGCCAAGATGCTGCCGGAACGCCGTTCTGCATTACAGTGGACCATCAAACTATTGAAGATGATACCGTAACCATTCGCTACCGCGATACTATGGAGCAGGAACGTATCAAAGTTTCAGAAATTTCAGAAAAAATGAAGGAAACCATTTCATTCAAACATTGGCTTTCCGAATAA